In Halanaeroarchaeum sp. HSR-CO, one DNA window encodes the following:
- a CDS encoding DNA-directed RNA polymerase subunit N, with product MMVPVRCFTCGNPVAEYWDEYKARANTHDGDEDPEEVLDDLGLDRYCCRRMLVSHDDLVDVVSPYQ from the coding sequence ATGATGGTACCCGTCCGATGTTTCACGTGCGGTAATCCGGTGGCCGAGTACTGGGACGAATACAAGGCTCGTGCCAACACGCACGACGGTGACGAAGACCCCGAGGAGGTACTCGACGACCTGGGACTGGATCGGTACTGCTGTCGCCGTATGCTCGTCTCACACGACGACCTGGTCGACGTCGTCTCACCCTACCAATAA
- a CDS encoding DNA-directed RNA polymerase subunit K encodes MSQTYNRYEKARIIGARALQVSYGAPVLIDTDQTEPILIAAEEYDEEILPFTVRREV; translated from the coding sequence ATGTCACAGACATACAATCGGTACGAGAAGGCACGCATCATCGGGGCACGGGCCCTGCAGGTCTCCTACGGGGCACCCGTCCTGATCGACACCGACCAGACCGAACCGATCCTCATCGCGGCCGAGGAGTACGACGAAGAGATCCTCCCCTTCACGGTCCGGAGGGAGGTCTGA
- the eno gene encoding phosphopyruvate hydratase — MTRIEQVSLRAILDSRGNRTVEADVLTESGGFGRAAAPSGASTGEHEAIELRVDEAIAAAREKAVPRLEQRVFAGDQRAVDAALHAADGSENFSDIGANSAVAISMAVAKAAADVLGAPLYQHLGGAFRGRNFPIPLGNVIGGGEHAADATYIQEFLAAPVGAPSVREAVFANARVHGAVGEILTDRDIPAAKGDEGAWAPSIDDAEAFDIVAEATDRVTDEVGFEIGFGLDVAAAELYDDGVYRYGDEERSTAEQVTYVADLVEEYDLVYVEDPLDENDYTAFADLTDRVGEKTLICGDDLFVTNTDRLAHGIDVGAANSVLVKPNQIGTLSDAFDAIEMAVANGYDPVISHRSGETEDATIAHLAVATDAPYIKTGAVGGERTAKLNELIRIAEEAQ, encoded by the coding sequence ATGACCCGCATCGAGCAGGTCAGCCTCCGTGCGATACTCGATTCGCGCGGGAACCGCACCGTCGAAGCCGACGTCCTGACCGAGTCGGGCGGGTTCGGTCGTGCCGCCGCACCGAGCGGCGCGAGCACGGGCGAACACGAAGCGATAGAGTTGCGGGTCGACGAGGCCATCGCGGCCGCACGAGAGAAGGCCGTTCCGCGACTCGAACAACGGGTCTTCGCGGGCGACCAGCGTGCGGTCGACGCCGCCCTCCACGCGGCGGATGGCTCGGAGAACTTCTCCGACATCGGCGCCAACAGCGCCGTCGCCATCAGCATGGCCGTCGCCAAGGCGGCAGCCGACGTGCTCGGTGCTCCGCTGTACCAGCACCTCGGAGGAGCCTTCCGCGGTCGTAATTTCCCGATCCCGCTCGGAAACGTGATCGGCGGCGGCGAACACGCCGCCGACGCGACCTACATCCAGGAGTTCCTCGCTGCACCCGTGGGCGCCCCGAGCGTCCGCGAGGCGGTCTTCGCCAACGCGAGGGTTCACGGCGCCGTCGGCGAGATCCTCACCGACCGCGACATCCCCGCCGCGAAGGGTGACGAAGGTGCCTGGGCGCCGTCGATCGACGACGCGGAGGCGTTCGATATCGTCGCCGAAGCGACCGACCGCGTGACCGACGAAGTCGGTTTCGAGATCGGTTTCGGCCTCGACGTGGCCGCCGCCGAACTCTACGACGACGGCGTCTACCGCTACGGCGACGAGGAGCGCTCGACCGCCGAGCAGGTCACGTACGTCGCCGACCTCGTCGAGGAGTACGACCTGGTCTACGTCGAGGACCCACTCGACGAGAACGATTACACCGCCTTCGCCGACCTCACCGACCGCGTCGGCGAGAAGACACTGATCTGCGGCGACGACCTGTTCGTCACCAACACCGACCGCCTCGCCCACGGCATCGACGTGGGTGCGGCCAACAGCGTGCTCGTCAAGCCGAACCAGATCGGGACGCTCTCAGACGCGTTCGACGCGATCGAGATGGCCGTCGCAAACGGCTACGACCCGGTCATCTCCCACCGGAGCGGCGAAACCGAAGACGCAACGATCGCCCACCTCGCCGTGGCGACGGACGCCCCGTACATCAAGACGGGTGCGGTCGGCGGCGAGCGAACCGCGAAGCTCAACGAACTCATTCGCATTGCCGAGGAGGCACAATGA
- the rpsB gene encoding 30S ribosomal protein S2 translates to MSENEPTDDTDLEAPDDAEPAAEPDAAEDAEPQEQPEDVMADEDADLLIPVEDYLGAGVHIGTQQKTKDMDRFIHRVRTDGLYVLDVSTTDSRIRTAADFLANYDPEQVLVTSSRQYGRFPAEKFAEAVGARARTGRFIPGTLTNPQYDGYIEPDVVVVTDPIGDAQAVKEAITVGIPVIAMCDSNNSTSNVDLVVPTNNKGRRALSVVYWLLANETLDRRGAEPAYALEDFEDDEL, encoded by the coding sequence ATGAGCGAAAACGAACCAACAGACGACACCGACCTCGAGGCTCCCGACGACGCGGAACCGGCAGCCGAGCCGGACGCCGCCGAGGACGCGGAGCCACAAGAACAGCCAGAGGACGTGATGGCCGACGAGGACGCCGACCTGCTGATTCCCGTCGAGGATTACCTCGGCGCCGGCGTCCACATCGGCACACAGCAGAAGACCAAGGATATGGACCGGTTCATCCACCGCGTCCGTACCGACGGTCTGTACGTCCTCGACGTGAGTACGACAGACAGCCGCATCCGCACCGCGGCGGACTTCCTCGCGAACTACGACCCGGAGCAGGTCCTGGTCACGTCCTCGCGACAGTACGGCCGATTCCCGGCCGAGAAGTTCGCCGAGGCGGTCGGCGCCCGAGCGCGAACGGGTCGTTTCATCCCGGGCACGCTCACCAACCCGCAGTACGACGGCTACATCGAACCGGACGTCGTCGTGGTGACCGACCCCATCGGTGACGCGCAAGCCGTCAAGGAAGCCATCACCGTCGGCATCCCGGTCATCGCGATGTGCGACTCGAACAACTCCACGAGCAACGTCGACCTCGTCGTTCCGACGAACAACAAGGGTCGACGCGCGCTCTCGGTCGTCTACTGGCTTTTGGCCAACGAGACCCTCGACCGCCGCGGGGCCGAACCCGCCTACGCGCTCGAGGATTTCGAAGACGACGAACTCTGA